From one Gracilibacillus salinarum genomic stretch:
- a CDS encoding alpha-ketoacid dehydrogenase subunit beta: protein MAVMTYIQAVNQALKEEMEQNEKVFVLGEDVGKRGGVFLATAGLYDQFGEERVIDTPLAESAIAGVGIGAAMYGMRPVAEMQFADFILPAVNQIISEAAKIRYRSNNDWDCPITIRAPYGGGVHGALYHSQSIEAIFANQPGLKIVMPSSPYDVKGLLKAAIRDDDPVLFLEHKRAYRLLKEEVPEDDYTVEIGKADVKREGEDVTVITYGLCVHFAKQAAEKLEQEGISTEIVDLRTVYPLDQETIKQAASKTGKVLLVTEDNKEGSIIGEVAAIISEHCLFDLDAPIKRLAGPDVPAMPYAPPLEKEFMVNADKIEQAIRELAEF, encoded by the coding sequence ATGGCTGTAATGACATATATTCAAGCTGTAAATCAGGCTTTGAAGGAAGAAATGGAACAAAACGAAAAAGTATTCGTGCTAGGGGAAGATGTAGGAAAGCGAGGAGGAGTCTTTCTTGCTACTGCGGGATTATATGATCAATTTGGCGAAGAACGAGTTATTGATACGCCACTTGCGGAATCTGCCATTGCAGGGGTAGGAATCGGTGCGGCGATGTATGGAATGCGACCGGTAGCTGAAATGCAGTTTGCTGATTTTATTTTACCTGCAGTCAATCAGATTATCTCGGAAGCGGCTAAAATAAGATACAGATCGAACAATGATTGGGATTGTCCAATAACGATTAGAGCTCCATATGGAGGCGGTGTTCATGGAGCGCTGTATCATTCGCAGTCGATTGAAGCGATTTTTGCAAACCAGCCTGGATTGAAAATTGTCATGCCTTCAAGTCCTTATGATGTAAAAGGTTTGTTAAAAGCGGCCATACGCGATGATGATCCGGTATTATTCCTGGAACATAAACGTGCTTATCGTTTACTGAAGGAAGAAGTACCAGAGGACGACTATACTGTTGAGATTGGTAAAGCGGATGTAAAACGTGAGGGAGAAGATGTCACTGTCATCACTTATGGTTTATGTGTTCATTTTGCCAAACAAGCTGCTGAAAAGCTGGAACAGGAAGGCATTTCGACAGAGATTGTTGACTTAAGGACAGTTTATCCGTTAGATCAAGAAACGATCAAACAAGCAGCATCCAAAACTGGTAAAGTGTTACTCGTAACGGAAGATAATAAAGAAGGAAGCATTATTGGGGAAGTAGCTGCTATTATTAGTGAACATTGTTTATTTGATTTAGATGCACCTATTAAACGATTAGCTGGACCGGATGTACCAGCGATGCCATATGCACCGCCACTGGAGAAAGAATTCATGGTGAATGCAGACAAAATTGAACAAGCTATTCGAGAGCTGGCAGAATTTTAA
- a CDS encoding BMP family ABC transporter substrate-binding protein produces the protein MEANKQLKYITAITAIVSSIVIIFLILKATNILDDLNASAKEDASILILTSDNLNDQSWGGLAYKGKILIEDEYNTSAEAVGNVKENEDTEKLVDTYVDKGYQLIIGHGREFSEPFYRLMNKYKDVEFVTVHGNYSGDNLSVYTFNQNEVEVVAGMAAALKTESNKVAIIDAVDNRQKDWGFPEGIEKINPAVNLMYKVVPERTSKLKAKEVAESVIHKGVDVIYTKGNSYNQEVIDYAKEHGVYLIGYLEDQSYMAENLMLTSVTNDVPMTYNAIIKDYLSDKGLPHSKKMLNENDGVYGIAPLGPMFTESEMEQMQALTDVEITH, from the coding sequence ATGGAGGCAAACAAACAGTTGAAATACATCACTGCCATTACTGCGATTGTCTCATCTATCGTTATTATTTTTCTTATTTTAAAGGCTACTAATATTTTGGATGATTTGAATGCATCTGCCAAAGAAGACGCAAGCATTCTAATACTCACTTCCGATAATTTGAATGATCAAAGTTGGGGTGGATTAGCTTATAAAGGGAAAATATTAATCGAGGACGAATATAACACTTCCGCCGAAGCAGTAGGAAATGTTAAGGAGAATGAAGATACTGAGAAATTGGTAGATACATATGTTGACAAAGGGTATCAGTTAATTATCGGTCATGGTCGGGAATTTTCTGAACCATTTTACCGCTTAATGAATAAGTACAAAGATGTGGAATTTGTAACGGTTCATGGAAATTATTCGGGTGATAACCTCTCGGTATATACCTTCAATCAGAATGAGGTAGAAGTCGTAGCTGGTATGGCTGCTGCACTCAAAACGGAATCCAACAAAGTAGCGATAATTGATGCAGTAGACAATCGCCAAAAGGATTGGGGTTTTCCTGAAGGAATTGAAAAGATAAATCCAGCTGTTAATTTAATGTACAAAGTAGTTCCTGAGCGAACGAGTAAACTTAAGGCGAAAGAAGTAGCCGAATCAGTCATTCATAAAGGTGTTGATGTAATTTATACGAAGGGTAATAGCTATAATCAAGAGGTGATCGATTATGCCAAAGAACATGGTGTTTATCTAATCGGCTATTTGGAAGACCAATCATATATGGCAGAAAACCTCATGCTTACCAGTGTTACCAATGACGTACCTATGACCTATAATGCTATTATAAAAGACTATTTAAGTGATAAAGGCTTGCCACACAGTAAAAAGATGCTCAATGAAAATGATGGTGTCTATGGTATTGCTCCACTTGGTCCAATGTTCACGGAAAGTGAGATGGAACAAATGCAAGCTTTAACAGATGTAGAGATCACTCATTGA
- a CDS encoding transporter, with amino-acid sequence MQRVTKWIYDVIMIVLVMVTILTLWAENEINSLINMIVWLIFLVDYIARIIIAEQKWQFVKQNPFLLIAVIPLDQFFQVARIVRLFYLFRIKTITKYYISPYLKKLSNGMRVVFFSLIPILLSMEAVFIWKMENQVSQLSASFAAVFKHLFIFASSMETIEHFPTIVVLTITSFFGVIMQGVVLQWFFEKFETMWKKRRELFSTSRNGG; translated from the coding sequence ATGCAACGTGTTACAAAATGGATATATGATGTGATTATGATCGTGCTGGTGATGGTTACGATTTTAACTTTATGGGCAGAGAATGAAATTAATTCTCTTATCAATATGATAGTTTGGTTAATCTTTTTAGTTGATTACATTGCACGAATTATAATAGCAGAACAAAAATGGCAATTTGTAAAACAGAATCCATTTTTGTTGATAGCTGTTATCCCACTCGATCAGTTTTTTCAAGTTGCTAGAATTGTAAGATTATTTTACTTATTTCGCATTAAGACCATAACAAAATATTATATTTCGCCTTATTTGAAAAAGTTATCAAACGGAATGCGTGTCGTGTTTTTTTCACTTATTCCGATTTTACTAAGTATGGAAGCCGTGTTTATTTGGAAAATGGAAAATCAAGTGTCTCAGCTTAGTGCTTCTTTTGCTGCCGTCTTCAAACATCTATTTATTTTTGCAAGCAGTATGGAGACGATCGAACACTTTCCAACCATTGTCGTATTGACAATCACTTCATTTTTTGGTGTGATAATGCAAGGTGTCGTACTTCAGTGGTTTTTTGAAAAGTTTGAAACGATGTGGAAGAAGAGACGCGAGTTATTTTCTACATCACGAAATGGAGGGTAA
- a CDS encoding DUF2627 domain-containing protein: MRLIALLMLVLPAVLATYGIKLMRDAFFGELNMLFFHIVIQFIIGLVLFVGGLYFIGGFILHRDKKRQLNKGGKRNRYSS; the protein is encoded by the coding sequence TTGAGACTGATTGCGTTATTAATGCTTGTCTTACCGGCTGTTTTGGCAACTTATGGAATTAAATTAATGAGAGATGCCTTCTTTGGCGAATTGAATATGCTCTTCTTTCATATTGTCATTCAATTTATTATTGGTCTTGTTCTTTTTGTCGGAGGGTTATATTTTATTGGTGGCTTTATCCTTCATCGCGATAAAAAAAGACAGTTAAATAAAGGTGGCAAACGTAACAGATATTCTTCCTAA
- a CDS encoding thiamine pyrophosphate-dependent dehydrogenase E1 component subunit alpha — protein sequence MVNQTVDIKTDKETLLSMYREMLLARRIDERMWLLNRSGSIPFVVSCQGQEVMQIAASFALDKELDYALPYYRDLGVVVHFGMTTKEIFLQAYAKAEDPNSGGRQMPSHFSQKKNRIVTGSSPVTTQVPHATGFALASKMEKKPSVSFVTLGEGSSNQGDFHEGLNFAGVHKLPAIFMVENNKYAISVPLHKQVACDNISDRAIGYGMKGIKIDGNDTFAVYNAVKDARDRAINGEGPTLIEAVSYRLTPHSSDDDDMTYRTKEEVTEEKTKDGLAVFKKYLVEQGYLTEAIEEEFEASIKNEINEATEYAENAPYADASTLERYVYDEKGAN from the coding sequence ATGGTTAATCAAACAGTCGATATTAAGACCGATAAAGAAACGTTATTAAGCATGTATCGAGAAATGTTATTAGCAAGAAGAATTGATGAGAGAATGTGGTTATTAAATCGTTCAGGCAGCATTCCGTTCGTCGTATCCTGTCAAGGGCAAGAAGTGATGCAAATTGCAGCTTCCTTTGCTTTGGACAAAGAATTAGATTATGCATTGCCATATTACAGGGATTTAGGGGTAGTAGTTCACTTCGGAATGACAACAAAAGAAATATTCTTGCAGGCTTATGCAAAAGCAGAGGACCCTAACTCCGGTGGTCGTCAAATGCCAAGTCACTTTAGCCAAAAGAAAAATCGAATTGTAACAGGTTCATCGCCGGTAACGACTCAGGTGCCACATGCAACCGGCTTTGCCTTGGCTAGCAAGATGGAGAAAAAGCCATCTGTCTCTTTTGTTACGTTAGGAGAGGGGTCATCTAACCAAGGAGATTTTCATGAAGGGCTAAATTTTGCGGGGGTTCATAAATTGCCTGCTATCTTCATGGTGGAAAACAACAAATATGCGATTAGTGTACCGCTGCATAAGCAAGTAGCTTGTGATAATATCTCAGATCGAGCTATTGGTTATGGAATGAAAGGTATTAAAATCGACGGTAATGATACATTTGCTGTCTATAACGCTGTGAAAGACGCTCGCGATCGCGCTATAAACGGCGAGGGACCTACACTGATTGAAGCTGTTTCTTATCGCTTAACTCCGCACTCTAGTGATGACGATGATATGACTTATCGAACAAAAGAAGAAGTAACAGAAGAAAAAACAAAAGACGGTCTTGCGGTATTTAAAAAATACCTGGTGGAACAAGGGTATTTAACAGAAGCGATAGAAGAAGAGTTCGAAGCATCTATTAAAAATGAAATTAATGAAGCGACTGAATATGCAGAAAACGCACCATACGCAGACGCATCTACATTAGAACGCTACGTCTATGATGAGAAGGGGGCAAACTGA
- a CDS encoding trimeric intracellular cation channel family protein has protein sequence MLLIETFVYIGTIAFAISGALIAIKNNLDIFGVILLGLTTALAGGVIRDIMIGNIPPTNLADPQYFLVSLLACLITILFFDKLNRFEHAIVFSDAIGLGVFTAVGANAAISLDYSEPFLIVAMGLVTGIGGGVLRDVFVREIPLVFRKEIYGIASIAGSISLILTYEFVAPSISLYICLIVTATIRMLAVKWKWNVPIVHKNSVAK, from the coding sequence ATGCTATTGATCGAAACATTTGTATATATAGGCACCATCGCATTTGCTATCTCTGGTGCATTAATAGCGATAAAGAATAATTTAGATATCTTTGGCGTGATCTTACTTGGCTTAACCACAGCTTTAGCAGGTGGAGTTATCCGTGATATTATGATCGGTAATATTCCACCTACTAACTTGGCGGATCCGCAATATTTTCTGGTTAGCTTATTAGCTTGTCTAATCACCATACTGTTTTTCGATAAGTTAAATAGATTTGAACACGCCATTGTTTTCTCCGATGCCATTGGCTTGGGCGTATTTACTGCTGTTGGAGCTAACGCTGCGATCTCGCTCGATTATTCCGAACCATTTCTTATCGTTGCTATGGGTCTTGTCACAGGTATTGGGGGCGGTGTGCTGCGTGATGTATTTGTGCGTGAAATTCCGCTTGTGTTTCGTAAAGAGATTTACGGAATTGCTTCGATTGCTGGTTCGATAAGCTTGATTCTAACATACGAATTCGTCGCCCCAAGTATTAGCTTATACATTTGCTTAATCGTTACTGCTACTATTCGAATGTTAGCAGTGAAGTGGAAATGGAATGTTCCCATTGTTCACAAAAATTCTGTTGCAAAGTAA
- a CDS encoding TerC family protein, with product MISNLWAELDWISLLQVISIDIILSGDNALIIAMATKNLNKRHQNKAILFGVAGAILLRITFASGIIFLLKFPLIYLIGGILLIWIGYKILLKEDEAQDIASHQSLYKAVMTIIVADVIMSLDNVVAIAGASKGSVTLLALGVMISIPLMIFGAKFIVLLLKKYPFLIYIGSAILVYTGVDMMIHEPFVFNFFQLQSGMITIILSFILTIGVVVSAYVSNNENYSGSH from the coding sequence GTGATCAGTAATTTGTGGGCAGAGTTGGATTGGATCAGTTTATTGCAAGTAATTTCAATCGATATTATATTATCAGGTGATAACGCACTTATTATTGCTATGGCAACAAAGAATCTGAACAAGAGACACCAAAACAAAGCAATTCTATTTGGGGTTGCAGGGGCGATCTTGCTACGTATCACTTTCGCAAGCGGAATTATATTCTTGCTTAAATTTCCGCTAATCTATTTGATAGGTGGAATATTATTAATTTGGATCGGCTATAAGATACTGTTAAAAGAAGATGAAGCACAAGATATCGCATCCCATCAATCCTTGTATAAAGCTGTGATGACCATTATTGTTGCGGATGTGATCATGAGCTTGGACAATGTTGTAGCGATAGCTGGTGCTTCGAAAGGCAGTGTTACGCTATTAGCATTAGGTGTAATGATTAGTATTCCATTGATGATTTTCGGTGCCAAATTTATCGTACTATTATTGAAAAAATATCCATTTCTCATCTATATCGGTTCGGCTATTTTAGTGTATACCGGGGTTGATATGATGATTCATGAACCGTTTGTTTTTAACTTTTTTCAACTTCAATCAGGCATGATAACGATTATTCTGAGCTTTATCTTAACGATTGGTGTTGTTGTATCTGCCTATGTTTCCAACAATGAAAACTATTCAGGCAGTCATTAA
- the lpdA gene encoding dihydrolipoyl dehydrogenase — MAHNYDLVILGGGTGGYMTAIRAVQLGLKTAVVEKDALGGTCLHKGCIPTKALLKSANVFQQVKSAAAFGVETTEPTFNLVQAIERKDNVVASLHKGVTHLMKSNQIDVYQGYGRILGPSIFSPIAGTISVEYDDDRENDILIPKNVVIATGSSPAELPALKADHEDILTSDDLVNLTNLPASIVIVGGGVIGIEWASFLQDVGVEVTILEAQDHMLPMFDQEVTKQMKRSLEKKGITVIEQAMIERATKTGSSLQVQYQHKGETHQCTTDKLLMAVGRKANTYKIGLENTDIELDQKGFISVNQNFQTKESHIYAIGDVIGGRQLAHVATYEGKKAVEHIADVAGSTLSDQEIPSCIYSNPEVAMIGLTEQEAKQDGYDYQTEKISLQAIGKAHVNGHTDGFMKIIIDTKTDDILGIHLLGEHVTELIGQASVAKYFDSSALELSEVIYPHPSVSEIFGEAAQAVQGRKNHG; from the coding sequence ATGGCTCATAATTATGATCTGGTAATTCTAGGCGGTGGAACAGGAGGTTACATGACAGCTATCCGGGCTGTTCAGCTTGGACTCAAGACAGCTGTAGTGGAAAAAGATGCGTTAGGTGGTACTTGTCTGCATAAAGGTTGTATTCCCACGAAAGCATTACTAAAAAGTGCTAATGTTTTTCAGCAAGTAAAATCAGCTGCAGCATTTGGAGTGGAAACCACTGAACCGACATTTAATCTGGTTCAGGCGATTGAACGGAAAGACAACGTAGTAGCTTCTTTACATAAAGGTGTAACACATTTGATGAAATCTAATCAAATAGATGTTTACCAAGGTTACGGACGAATTTTAGGTCCTTCGATCTTTTCGCCGATAGCTGGAACAATTTCGGTAGAATATGATGATGATCGTGAGAATGATATTTTAATTCCGAAAAATGTCGTGATTGCTACAGGTTCTTCGCCAGCCGAACTGCCTGCACTTAAAGCTGATCATGAAGATATTCTCACATCAGATGATTTAGTTAATTTGACCAATTTACCTGCTTCAATCGTTATTGTTGGCGGGGGTGTGATCGGAATTGAATGGGCCTCTTTTCTGCAAGATGTCGGAGTTGAGGTGACTATTTTGGAAGCGCAGGATCACATGCTGCCGATGTTCGATCAAGAGGTAACGAAGCAGATGAAACGTTCACTTGAGAAAAAAGGGATAACCGTTATAGAACAAGCGATGATTGAACGTGCGACGAAGACAGGGTCGTCATTGCAGGTTCAGTATCAGCATAAAGGGGAAACTCATCAATGTACAACAGATAAACTATTGATGGCAGTAGGGAGAAAGGCGAATACCTACAAGATTGGCCTGGAGAACACTGATATTGAACTGGATCAAAAAGGTTTTATTAGCGTCAACCAAAATTTCCAAACAAAGGAAAGTCACATCTATGCGATTGGCGATGTTATAGGTGGTCGACAACTTGCGCACGTTGCTACTTATGAAGGAAAAAAAGCGGTTGAACATATCGCCGATGTTGCTGGCAGTACACTATCGGATCAGGAAATACCATCTTGTATCTACAGCAATCCGGAAGTAGCGATGATTGGTTTAACAGAACAGGAAGCGAAACAGGATGGTTATGATTATCAAACAGAAAAAATATCACTTCAAGCCATTGGAAAAGCACATGTGAATGGTCATACGGATGGGTTTATGAAAATAATAATAGACACAAAAACAGATGATATACTAGGCATTCATTTATTAGGTGAACACGTAACAGAATTAATTGGACAAGCCAGTGTGGCGAAATATTTTGATAGTTCGGCGTTGGAATTGTCAGAGGTGATTTACCCGCATCCATCTGTTAGTGAAATTTTTGGAGAAGCTGCACAAGCAGTACAAGGGAGGAAAAATCATGGTTAA
- the buk gene encoding butyrate kinase, whose amino-acid sequence MTRLFRILVINPLVEGTRIAIYENEECLYDKSIPLQNEWDDLEILQQLEGRKKDVINTIQKIGFNITYFDAVCGRGGLLRPIEGGTYQVNQQMIDDLNNQINGGHVSNLGALLAHDIAQDWNLQAYIVDPVVVDEMFDIARKTGVPSIERKSIFHALNQKSVARSLASQLQANYGDLCLIIAHIGGGVTVGAHQYGQVIDVNNGFDGDGPLSFERAGSIPNKSLIDLCFESGLSKGEIQEQIIYQSGLKSYLGIERKADLDWLWHTSPEQVEEVFDILGFQIAKEIGKMSAVLSGNVNAIALTGDLAAYSYLNEKIIQQVSWIADTYVFPGENVMLALAQGTLRVLIGKETIKHYEIGRNGRNGS is encoded by the coding sequence ATGACAAGACTCTTTCGTATATTAGTCATTAACCCATTAGTCGAAGGAACGAGAATCGCAATTTATGAGAACGAAGAATGCTTGTATGATAAATCGATTCCGTTGCAAAATGAATGGGATGACCTGGAAATTCTTCAACAGTTAGAAGGTCGGAAAAAGGATGTTATCAATACGATACAAAAAATAGGTTTCAATATTACATACTTTGATGCTGTATGTGGTCGTGGAGGTTTGTTACGCCCTATCGAAGGTGGCACTTACCAGGTTAATCAGCAGATGATTGATGACCTTAATAATCAAATAAACGGGGGGCATGTATCGAATCTAGGTGCATTACTGGCGCATGATATTGCTCAGGACTGGAACCTACAAGCCTATATCGTCGATCCAGTTGTGGTAGATGAAATGTTTGACATTGCCCGAAAAACGGGTGTACCATCAATCGAGCGCAAAAGTATTTTTCATGCATTGAATCAAAAATCAGTGGCAAGGTCATTAGCAAGCCAATTGCAAGCAAATTATGGGGACCTCTGCTTGATTATCGCTCATATCGGTGGTGGTGTTACAGTAGGGGCTCATCAATATGGCCAAGTGATTGATGTCAATAATGGCTTTGATGGTGACGGTCCTTTATCTTTTGAAAGAGCTGGATCTATTCCTAATAAAAGCCTAATAGATCTCTGCTTTGAATCAGGATTATCAAAAGGTGAAATCCAGGAGCAGATTATATACCAGAGTGGTTTGAAATCTTATTTGGGTATTGAACGAAAAGCAGATCTCGATTGGTTATGGCATACATCACCAGAACAAGTCGAAGAAGTATTTGATATATTAGGTTTTCAAATTGCAAAAGAGATTGGTAAGATGAGTGCTGTGTTATCAGGTAATGTCAATGCAATTGCTTTAACTGGTGACTTAGCGGCTTATTCATATTTAAACGAAAAAATTATTCAGCAGGTCAGTTGGATTGCTGATACATATGTATTCCCAGGTGAGAATGTCATGCTAGCCTTAGCGCAAGGGACATTACGCGTACTAATTGGGAAAGAAACGATAAAGCATTATGAAATAGGAAGGAATGGCAGAAATGGCTCATAA
- a CDS encoding dihydrolipoamide acetyltransferase family protein, which yields MTVQRINMPQLGESVTEGTVSTWLVKPGDYIEKYDPIAEVMTDKVNAEVPSSYSGVIQELVAEEGQTIEVGELMCYIEAEGTKSDQTAQADNVSVQPNESSSASSDMKKRYSPVVMRLAQENQIDLNTINGSGKGGRITRKDIEKVIADGPSSAQEVMPVKEQPADQPDQSEAEFTPPIIRRKQVEAKPGDKEIPVTGLRKTIAQNMVRSKTEIPHAWMMIEVDVTNLVAYRNAEKDQFRENEGYNLSYFAFFLNAVAKALKKFPELNSCWAGEKIIQRKDINLSIAVAHEHELYVPVIKNVDEKSIKGIAKEIAQLSKKARTNTLTQEDMEGGTFTVNNTGSFGSVESMGVINYPQSAILQVESIVKRPVIIDDMFAARDMVNLCLSLDHRVLDGVICGAFMSHVKAILENISSDTTPIY from the coding sequence GTGACGGTCCAACGAATTAATATGCCCCAACTGGGGGAGAGTGTCACGGAAGGGACTGTGAGTACGTGGCTTGTAAAACCTGGAGACTATATTGAAAAATATGATCCTATTGCAGAAGTGATGACAGATAAAGTAAATGCAGAAGTGCCATCTTCTTATTCAGGAGTGATCCAGGAGTTAGTGGCAGAGGAAGGACAGACGATCGAAGTTGGGGAGTTAATGTGCTACATAGAAGCGGAAGGAACGAAGTCGGATCAAACCGCTCAGGCAGACAACGTATCGGTACAACCAAATGAATCTTCATCTGCCTCTTCAGATATGAAGAAACGGTACTCGCCGGTTGTGATGCGTCTGGCACAGGAAAATCAAATTGATTTAAATACGATTAATGGATCAGGAAAAGGTGGACGCATCACGAGAAAAGATATTGAGAAGGTTATTGCGGATGGACCATCTAGTGCGCAAGAAGTAATGCCTGTGAAAGAACAGCCAGCAGATCAACCTGACCAATCGGAAGCGGAGTTCACACCACCAATCATTCGCAGAAAACAAGTAGAAGCTAAACCTGGTGACAAAGAAATCCCAGTAACTGGTCTGCGCAAAACGATAGCACAGAATATGGTTCGTTCAAAAACAGAAATTCCGCATGCCTGGATGATGATTGAAGTTGACGTAACCAATCTTGTAGCCTATCGTAACGCTGAAAAAGACCAGTTCAGAGAAAATGAAGGATATAACCTATCTTATTTTGCATTCTTTTTAAATGCTGTGGCGAAAGCTTTGAAGAAATTCCCTGAGTTAAACAGCTGTTGGGCAGGAGAAAAAATTATTCAGCGCAAGGATATTAACTTATCGATCGCGGTTGCTCATGAACATGAACTATATGTACCTGTCATTAAGAATGTAGATGAAAAAAGTATCAAAGGAATTGCGAAAGAAATCGCGCAGCTTTCTAAAAAGGCAAGAACAAATACATTAACACAGGAAGATATGGAAGGTGGTACCTTTACTGTCAATAATACTGGTTCCTTCGGTTCAGTAGAATCAATGGGTGTAATAAACTATCCACAGTCGGCTATTTTACAAGTTGAATCCATTGTGAAACGACCGGTTATTATTGATGATATGTTTGCGGCCCGTGATATGGTAAATCTTTGTTTATCGCTCGATCATCGTGTGTTGGATGGTGTGATCTGCGGTGCATTCATGTCTCATGTCAAAGCGATATTAGAAAATATTTCAAGCGATACAACGCCAATTTACTAA
- a CDS encoding helix-turn-helix domain-containing protein — MKIASIISMKHDHMLQQLPVGIMLINKEDCIEFANAMAREICELDDDNELRPLSEVIDHPATINVKQLHQHVDSIDTIKSNQQKILSVYRPFFSEQGTLTGVILMFESLQIFDKQVLEFTDKKMLESIIKESMKHHHSDFRVVMADNTEWFVSQNWNQLNEKQTQRVDLLATKAIHARREILERVQISANWGAGSLEIISKPLWNHGKIAGCMQFINKNREQDTEEELKMAQHLIRKLESSYRMSDIIAASPAMKIAKEQAKLYANMDTPIMIKGEVGTGKQMMARAIHDLSEWRDYPFYYVRFSELQNALSSQFPINQKGTYYIYMDSKLPQDIQEQLLEKMTKLPHIRIIFGTVKAIHSTDWMDDLYDILQRYVLVLPNLKERSEDFQPLISSILNMLDQKYQKKVAAIDDQVLARLLNQDWPGNVMQLEQTLENIVLRVSFGTEVLTMAHLEEGVDSSVETGTTVDKSLQEAIDQFEKDYIFSALKQNQFNKSKTARELGVSVRNLYYKMEKYNMERGANS, encoded by the coding sequence ATGAAAATAGCTTCAATTATATCAATGAAACATGATCATATGTTGCAACAATTACCAGTGGGAATAATGTTAATTAACAAAGAGGACTGCATAGAGTTTGCCAATGCAATGGCGAGAGAAATATGTGAATTGGACGATGACAACGAGCTGAGGCCCTTGTCTGAAGTCATTGATCATCCAGCAACGATCAATGTAAAGCAACTCCATCAGCATGTTGATTCGATTGATACGATAAAAAGTAATCAACAAAAAATACTATCTGTTTATCGTCCTTTTTTTAGCGAGCAGGGGACATTAACAGGTGTCATCTTAATGTTCGAGTCATTACAAATATTTGATAAACAGGTACTTGAGTTTACCGACAAGAAAATGCTTGAAAGTATTATTAAAGAAAGTATGAAGCATCATCATTCCGACTTTCGAGTGGTAATGGCAGATAATACGGAATGGTTTGTTAGTCAAAATTGGAATCAATTAAACGAGAAACAAACTCAACGGGTTGATCTGCTGGCAACGAAAGCTATCCATGCTAGGCGAGAAATATTAGAACGTGTACAAATTTCCGCTAACTGGGGCGCCGGATCTTTAGAAATTATTAGCAAGCCATTGTGGAATCATGGAAAAATTGCCGGTTGTATGCAATTTATTAATAAGAATAGGGAGCAGGACACGGAAGAAGAATTAAAGATGGCTCAACATTTGATCCGTAAGCTGGAATCCTCTTATCGAATGTCTGATATCATTGCTGCTTCACCTGCAATGAAAATTGCAAAAGAACAAGCAAAACTATATGCCAACATGGATACCCCGATAATGATAAAAGGAGAAGTGGGAACAGGGAAGCAGATGATGGCACGAGCAATACATGATTTAAGTGAATGGAGAGACTATCCTTTTTATTATGTTCGTTTTTCTGAATTGCAAAACGCATTATCCAGTCAGTTTCCAATTAATCAAAAAGGTACTTATTATATATATATGGATTCAAAATTGCCTCAAGACATACAAGAGCAGCTGTTAGAAAAAATGACAAAACTACCACATATTCGAATAATATTCGGTACTGTCAAAGCGATCCACTCAACTGACTGGATGGATGATCTCTATGATATCTTGCAAAGATATGTTTTGGTGTTGCCTAATCTAAAGGAAAGAAGTGAGGATTTCCAACCGCTTATCTCATCAATATTAAACATGTTGGATCAGAAATATCAAAAAAAAGTTGCTGCGATCGATGATCAGGTACTTGCACGTCTTCTAAACCAGGATTGGCCAGGAAATGTAATGCAATTAGAACAAACATTGGAAAATATAGTCTTGCGTGTTAGTTTTGGGACTGAAGTACTTACGATGGCTCACTTGGAAGAAGGTGTCGATTCTTCAGTTGAAACAGGGACGACTGTGGATAAAAGCCTGCAGGAAGCAATTGATCAGTTTGAAAAGGATTATATTTTCTCCGCACTTAAACAGAATCAGTTTAACAAATCAAAAACGGCTAGAGAGCTGGGCGTATCTGTTCGTAATTTATATTATAAAATGGAAAAATATAATATGGAACGAGGTGCAAACTCTTAA